From one [Ruminococcus] lactaris ATCC 29176 genomic stretch:
- a CDS encoding ECF transporter S component, whose amino-acid sequence MNTTTNSKLKKIVLTALFAALSCVATMSIKLPTPGTGGYIHPGDAMVILSGVVLGPWWGLLAGGIGSAMADLLGGYFVYVPITFAIKGLVAVCAGLLYQKIGHTSKSRYAAVILGGIADIILVAGGYCFCEYFFLYGSGAFASVPANLIQGLGGLIISAVLYPILMAVPDVRQTANAVNE is encoded by the coding sequence ATGAATACAACAACAAATTCAAAACTGAAAAAGATCGTTCTTACCGCATTGTTCGCAGCACTTTCCTGTGTTGCAACTATGTCGATCAAGCTTCCTACACCGGGAACCGGCGGATATATTCATCCGGGTGATGCAATGGTAATCCTCTCAGGTGTCGTTCTCGGACCATGGTGGGGACTTCTTGCAGGCGGAATTGGTTCTGCAATGGCAGATCTCCTTGGCGGATATTTCGTGTATGTTCCGATCACTTTTGCGATCAAAGGACTGGTAGCTGTCTGTGCCGGACTCTTATATCAGAAGATCGGTCATACTTCCAAGTCACGTTATGCCGCTGTCATTCTCGGCGGTATAGCTGATATCATCCTCGTAGCCGGTGGCTACTGCTTCTGCGAATACTTTTTCCTGTATGGTTCAGGTGCATTCGCAAGCGTACCTGCCAACCTGATCCAGGGACTCGGCGGACTCATCATTTCAGCAGTCCTTTATCCGATCCTTATGGCTGTCCCGGATGTAAGACAGACTGCCAATGCGGTAAATGAATAA
- a CDS encoding alpha-glycosidase — translation MNREALFCDGTGDYVIPAEPEINEKVVLRFRTAHNDVDEVKLHAGEQIYTLWKMQTTGEFDFYEIEYQLGTEPFRYYFEIKKGTEICYFSRYGVTYRAEEYYSFIIQPGFSTPEWAKGAVMYQIFVDRFYNGDPTNDVEDDEYIYIGAPCKKIKDWSQAPASMDIRNFYGGDLQGVIDKLDYLQDLGIEVIYFNPLFVSPSNHKYDIQDYDYIDPHYGKIVVDDGEVLPKGAKDNIHATKYQQRTGDLRNLEASNQLFAKLVDAMHQRGMKVILDGVFNHCGSFNKWMDRERIYEPQPDYPKGAYVSAQSPYRSFFLFHNNQDSAWPYNGTYDGWWGHDTLPKLAYEESPDLEDYIMRIGKKWVSAPYNIDGWRLDVAADLGFSNEYNHLFWKRFRKEVKSVNPDALILAEHYGDPQDWLQGDEWDSVMNYDAFMEPVTWFLTGMEKHSDERRTDLWGNADNFIGAMRHFMASMLTPSLQVAMNELSNHDHSRFLTRTNHKVGRVSQHGTKGAEEGVNLAVMREAVVMQMTWVGAPTVYYGDEVGLCGFTDPDNRRTYPWGHEDQELLAFHKEMIRIHKTEKPLRKGSIKLLAAGKNLLAYGRFEKDEQLVIIVNNSSILKEVTVPVWLTGMEMSGRMKRLIYTYEQGYTTAYDEYIVEDGEIMLNMGAYSAIVLKPIDTLTLR, via the coding sequence ATGAACAGAGAAGCATTATTTTGTGATGGAACAGGCGATTATGTCATTCCGGCAGAACCGGAGATAAATGAAAAGGTGGTTCTGCGTTTTCGTACAGCCCACAATGATGTGGATGAGGTGAAGCTCCATGCAGGAGAACAGATCTATACTTTATGGAAAATGCAGACGACTGGTGAATTTGATTTTTATGAGATCGAATATCAGTTGGGAACTGAGCCGTTCCGCTATTATTTTGAGATCAAGAAAGGAACAGAGATCTGCTATTTCAGCCGGTATGGTGTGACCTACCGGGCAGAAGAGTACTATTCCTTTATTATCCAGCCGGGATTTTCCACACCGGAATGGGCAAAAGGGGCGGTCATGTATCAGATTTTTGTAGACCGTTTCTATAACGGAGATCCGACAAATGACGTAGAAGATGATGAATATATTTATATCGGAGCTCCATGTAAAAAAATTAAGGATTGGAGTCAGGCTCCGGCATCCATGGATATCAGGAACTTTTATGGCGGAGATCTGCAGGGAGTCATAGATAAGCTGGACTATCTGCAGGATCTTGGAATCGAGGTGATTTACTTTAATCCTCTGTTCGTGTCTCCGTCGAACCATAAGTATGATATACAGGACTATGATTATATTGATCCTCATTACGGAAAGATCGTAGTGGATGACGGAGAAGTACTTCCGAAGGGTGCAAAGGACAATATCCATGCAACGAAGTATCAGCAGAGAACCGGAGACCTGCGGAATCTGGAAGCCAGCAACCAGTTATTTGCAAAGCTGGTGGATGCAATGCATCAGCGGGGAATGAAAGTGATCCTGGATGGGGTATTTAATCATTGCGGTTCTTTTAATAAATGGATGGACAGAGAGAGAATCTATGAACCGCAGCCGGATTACCCGAAGGGGGCGTATGTGAGTGCGCAAAGTCCGTACCGCAGCTTTTTCTTGTTCCATAATAACCAGGATTCAGCATGGCCGTACAATGGGACATATGATGGCTGGTGGGGACATGATACACTGCCGAAGCTGGCGTATGAGGAGTCACCGGATCTGGAAGATTACATTATGCGGATCGGAAAGAAATGGGTGTCTGCACCTTATAATATTGACGGCTGGAGACTGGATGTCGCAGCGGATCTCGGATTCAGCAATGAATATAATCATTTATTCTGGAAACGTTTCCGTAAAGAGGTCAAAAGTGTGAACCCGGATGCACTGATCCTTGCAGAGCATTATGGAGATCCACAGGACTGGCTTCAGGGAGACGAGTGGGACAGTGTGATGAATTATGATGCATTTATGGAGCCGGTGACCTGGTTTTTGACCGGTATGGAGAAGCACAGTGATGAGCGTAGAACGGATCTGTGGGGCAATGCAGATAATTTTATCGGGGCAATGAGACATTTTATGGCAAGTATGCTGACCCCGTCTCTGCAGGTGGCAATGAATGAATTATCCAACCACGATCATTCCCGGTTCCTTACAAGGACGAACCATAAAGTCGGACGGGTAAGCCAGCATGGCACAAAAGGAGCAGAAGAGGGTGTAAACCTTGCGGTCATGCGTGAAGCAGTTGTGATGCAGATGACGTGGGTAGGTGCACCGACGGTTTATTACGGAGATGAAGTGGGACTGTGTGGTTTTACTGACCCGGATAACAGAAGGACTTATCCGTGGGGGCACGAAGATCAGGAGCTGCTTGCATTTCATAAAGAGATGATCCGTATCCATAAGACGGAAAAACCGCTCAGAAAAGGTTCAATCAAGCTGCTTGCCGCAGGGAAGAATCTGCTGGCATATGGACGGTTTGAAAAGGATGAGCAGTTGGTTATTATTGTGAATAACAGCAGTATCCTGAAAGAAGTAACAGTACCTGTCTGGCTGACAGGAATGGAGATGAGTGGGCGAATGAAGCGTCTGATCTATACCTACGAGCAAGGATATACAACAGCTTATGATGAGTACATTGTAGAGGATGGAGAGATCATGCTGAATATGGGAGCATACTCAGCGATCGTATTGAAACCGATCGATACACTGACGTTGAGATGA
- the ftsH gene encoding ATP-dependent zinc metalloprotease FtsH codes for MANKVQMHQQEISYSTFVKEVEAGNVTAADIRQNSAVPTGRVTLSLKDDSSVRSLNVSDVGKVEEFLQENDVKYSLEDVPKESIIMSAVLPSLITLCGIFLLFMLMNRQNGGTNSKAMNFGKSRARMSTQNEIKVTFADVAGLKEEKEELEEIVDFLKAPRKYTQLGARIPKGVLLEGPPGTGKTLLAKAVAGEAGVPFFSISGSDFVEMFVGVGASRVRDLFQDAKKNAPCIVFIDEIDAVARRRGSGLGGGHDEREQTLNQLLVEMDGFGVNEGIIVMAATNRKDILDPAILRPGRFDRDVIVGRPDVGGREEILKVHARNKPLGDDVDLKQIAQTTAGFSGADLENLLNEAAILAAKENRVFIQQSDIRHAFVKVGIGPEKKSRIVSEKERRITAYHEAGHAILFHVLPDVGPVYSVSIIPTGGAGGYTMPLPEKDDMFNTKGHMLQEITVSLGGRVAEEEIFDDITTGASQDIKQATAIAKSMITKFGMSEKLGLINYDNDSDEVFIGRDFGHTSRGYGEKIAGTIDEEVKRIIDECYAQARSIIQEYHPVLEKCAELLLEKEKITRSEFEALFEESETDA; via the coding sequence ATGGCGAACAAGGTGCAGATGCACCAGCAGGAAATTTCCTACTCTACTTTTGTAAAAGAAGTAGAAGCGGGGAATGTCACGGCGGCAGATATCAGACAGAACAGTGCTGTGCCGACCGGACGGGTGACGTTGTCATTGAAAGATGATTCATCTGTAAGAAGCCTGAATGTTTCGGACGTAGGGAAGGTGGAAGAATTTCTGCAGGAAAATGATGTGAAATACAGTCTTGAGGATGTTCCGAAAGAGTCCATCATCATGTCAGCAGTCCTTCCGTCACTGATTACTTTATGCGGTATCTTTTTACTGTTTATGCTGATGAACCGTCAGAATGGCGGAACAAATTCAAAAGCGATGAATTTCGGAAAGAGCCGTGCAAGAATGAGTACACAGAATGAGATCAAGGTGACATTTGCAGATGTTGCAGGTCTGAAAGAAGAGAAAGAAGAGCTGGAGGAGATCGTTGATTTCCTGAAGGCACCGAGAAAATATACCCAGCTTGGAGCAAGGATCCCGAAGGGAGTTCTGCTGGAGGGACCTCCGGGAACGGGTAAGACGCTGCTTGCAAAGGCAGTAGCAGGAGAAGCGGGAGTTCCGTTCTTCAGCATTTCGGGTTCGGATTTCGTGGAGATGTTCGTCGGAGTCGGTGCATCCCGTGTCAGGGATCTGTTCCAGGATGCGAAGAAAAATGCACCTTGTATCGTGTTTATTGATGAGATTGATGCTGTTGCAAGACGACGCGGCAGCGGTCTGGGCGGTGGCCATGATGAGAGAGAGCAGACATTGAACCAGCTCCTCGTAGAGATGGATGGATTTGGTGTAAATGAAGGCATCATCGTGATGGCGGCAACGAACCGGAAAGACATCCTTGATCCGGCGATCTTACGTCCGGGAAGGTTTGACCGTGATGTGATTGTCGGCAGACCGGATGTGGGCGGAAGAGAAGAGATTCTGAAAGTACATGCAAGAAATAAACCGCTGGGGGATGACGTGGATCTGAAGCAGATCGCACAGACGACGGCAGGATTTTCAGGAGCAGATCTTGAGAACCTTCTCAATGAAGCTGCGATCCTCGCAGCAAAGGAGAACCGGGTATTCATCCAGCAGTCCGATATCCGTCATGCATTTGTAAAAGTCGGGATCGGACCGGAGAAGAAGAGCCGGATCGTTTCAGAGAAGGAACGAAGGATCACAGCGTATCATGAAGCAGGGCATGCGATCCTGTTCCATGTGTTGCCGGATGTAGGACCGGTATACAGTGTATCCATCATTCCAACGGGTGGAGCAGGCGGATATACAATGCCGCTTCCGGAAAAAGATGATATGTTCAATACAAAGGGACATATGCTTCAGGAGATCACAGTATCTCTTGGAGGACGTGTCGCAGAAGAAGAGATTTTTGATGATATTACAACAGGTGCATCACAGGATATTAAGCAGGCGACAGCGATTGCAAAATCAATGATCACCAAGTTTGGTATGTCTGAGAAACTGGGACTGATCAATTATGACAATGACAGTGATGAAGTCTTTATCGGAAGAGATTTTGGTCATACTTCAAGAGGTTACGGAGAAAAGATTGCCGGAACGATCGACGAAGAAGTCAAGCGGATCATAGATGAGTGTTATGCACAGGCAAGAAGTATTATTCAGGAATACCATCCTGTATTGGAAAAGTGTGCAGAACTGCTGCTTGAGAAAGAGAAGATAACCAGAAGCGAATTTGAAGCACTGTTTGAGGAAAGTGAGACGGATGCCTGA
- the hpt gene encoding hypoxanthine phosphoribosyltransferase yields the protein MAESIKVLVPEEEVDARIRALGEQISKDYEGKQIHLICVLKGGVFFMCELAKRITVPVSMDFMCVGSYGDGTKSSGVVRIAKDLDESIEGKDVLIVEDIIDSGNTLYYLMDVLQRRKPASLHLCTLLDKPDRRVKDVKVDYTGFEIPDEFVVGYGLDYAQKYRNLPYIGVVEGVE from the coding sequence ATGGCAGAGAGTATAAAAGTATTAGTTCCGGAAGAAGAAGTTGACGCAAGAATTAGAGCATTAGGAGAGCAGATCAGCAAAGATTATGAGGGAAAGCAGATTCATCTGATCTGTGTGCTGAAGGGCGGAGTCTTTTTCATGTGTGAACTGGCAAAGAGAATTACGGTACCGGTTTCCATGGACTTTATGTGCGTGGGAAGCTACGGAGACGGAACAAAGTCCAGCGGTGTAGTGCGTATTGCAAAGGATCTGGATGAGTCCATCGAGGGAAAAGACGTGCTGATCGTGGAAGATATCATTGATTCAGGAAATACGCTGTATTATCTGATGGATGTACTTCAGAGAAGAAAGCCTGCAAGCCTTCATCTTTGCACGCTTCTGGACAAACCGGATCGTCGTGTGAAGGATGTAAAGGTGGATTATACGGGATTTGAGATCCCGGATGAATTTGTAGTCGGATATGGACTGGACTACGCACAGAAATATAGAAACCTTCCGTATATCGGAGTTGTGGAAGGTGTAGAATAA
- the tilS gene encoding tRNA lysidine(34) synthetase TilS, with protein sequence MMDKKRKKVEQYIEQYQMIGRGDRIVTGVSGGADSVCLLFVLCELRKKLGFEVIVCHVNHQLRAEAAEQDEAYVKELCRKLDVPCRIFHENVELIAKNGKKSLEEAGRIVRSNAFETVCRESGANKIATAHHKNDNAETVLLNLARGSGLQGMCGIRPVYGNRIRPLLCLTRKEIEEWLEEEQISYCTDETNEEDEYTRNRIRHKILPVMEQEINRQTVEHINRLSLQAEEIWEYLNLQTDAAWRQMVHPVDVSEENPEEKQQGKKEEKPAGLRIEEEEYAELPGVLKSLLIRRCICEMAEAQKDIEAVHMEAVRGLFGRQVGKSRDLPYQLRAVRTYAGVEIRRRSEDRDQKKNQKKAQEKEGAGQQSVELKIPGETYFPGTGQKVCCEICGREEAVSGKELPQKSYTKCFDYDIIKSGLCIRYRRPGDELVIDSRGKRQKLKSYFINEKVPKEKRDRILLIAEEEQIVWIPGMRMSAAYQIGDQTTKILKIKIVEE encoded by the coding sequence ATGATGGATAAAAAAAGAAAAAAAGTAGAGCAGTATATTGAACAGTATCAGATGATCGGGCGGGGTGACCGCATCGTGACAGGTGTATCGGGTGGAGCAGATTCGGTATGCCTGCTTTTTGTGCTTTGCGAACTGCGGAAAAAGCTTGGGTTTGAGGTGATCGTCTGCCATGTGAACCATCAGTTGAGAGCAGAGGCGGCAGAGCAGGATGAGGCTTATGTGAAAGAGCTGTGCAGAAAACTTGATGTTCCCTGCAGGATTTTTCATGAAAATGTGGAATTAATTGCAAAAAATGGGAAAAAATCTCTTGAAGAAGCAGGCCGTATCGTACGGAGCAATGCTTTTGAGACTGTATGCAGGGAGTCCGGTGCGAATAAGATCGCAACGGCACATCATAAAAATGATAATGCAGAGACAGTACTTCTGAATCTGGCGAGGGGAAGCGGGCTTCAGGGAATGTGCGGGATTCGTCCGGTTTACGGAAACCGGATCCGTCCGCTGCTCTGTCTGACGAGGAAAGAGATTGAAGAGTGGCTGGAAGAGGAGCAGATTTCCTATTGTACTGATGAGACGAACGAAGAAGATGAGTATACCCGCAACCGGATCCGGCACAAGATTCTTCCGGTTATGGAACAGGAGATCAACCGTCAGACAGTAGAGCATATCAACCGTCTGAGTTTACAGGCAGAAGAAATATGGGAGTATCTGAACCTGCAGACGGATGCGGCATGGAGACAGATGGTCCATCCGGTGGATGTTTCGGAGGAAAATCCGGAAGAAAAGCAGCAGGGGAAAAAGGAAGAAAAGCCGGCAGGACTCAGGATTGAAGAGGAAGAATATGCAGAACTTCCGGGCGTTTTAAAGTCTCTTCTGATCCGTCGGTGTATCTGTGAAATGGCAGAAGCACAGAAAGATATTGAAGCAGTGCATATGGAAGCAGTAAGAGGGTTATTTGGCAGGCAGGTCGGAAAAAGCAGGGATCTTCCGTATCAGCTCCGGGCGGTCAGAACCTATGCCGGAGTTGAGATCCGGCGAAGATCTGAAGACAGGGATCAGAAAAAGAATCAGAAAAAGGCTCAGGAAAAAGAAGGTGCCGGGCAGCAGAGCGTGGAACTGAAGATTCCGGGGGAAACTTATTTCCCGGGAACGGGGCAGAAAGTCTGCTGTGAGATCTGTGGAAGAGAAGAAGCAGTTTCAGGGAAAGAGTTGCCACAAAAAAGCTACACGAAATGCTTTGATTATGATATAATCAAAAGCGGACTCTGTATAAGATACAGAAGACCCGGTGATGAGCTGGTGATTGACAGCCGGGGAAAGCGGCAGAAGCTGAAGTCTTATTTTATTAATGAGAAAGTCCCAAAGGAAAAAAGGGACCGGATACTTCTGATCGCGGAAGAAGAACAGATCGTATGGATCCCGGGTATGCGGATGAGTGCGGCATATCAGATTGGGGATCAGACAACAAAGATTCTTAAGATAAAGATTGTGGAGGAATAG
- a CDS encoding SpoIIE family protein phosphatase has translation MNDGQTLHNSPYVEQIERFAGSVKQLSQIFLGLEEKKQAFSDEEIEMMFRRLKEKVCSKCEKCEWCWGENFIHTYQMGYEVLSAVDHYGNDLNTETKRKLMQRCIMAPRFLREMLEGFHDARQNMIWINRIARSREGCAIQLDTFADMLQSSARELEESIFTDERMERRISGQLKKRGVKVLYTQFFMNREGKYEVHVTARAMQKKRMTVRELVRCVSAATGRRFVAENDSAQMIGQNYMTVICREGPAYYTIPGVARIGKGCNSISGDNFAMMELPGGKKGVVLSDGMGSGETACRESTLVVELLEELLEAGFPEKTAIQMINTTLVMGREEIHYSTVDMTIFDLYNGECEIIKAGASSTFIRSKAGVEHLNSTSLPIGVINSIEIDSVRRQLEDGDFIIMVTDGVMDALPVGEQDLLLETIIKGTAISNPKELAHHILQQVLSWTGREPEDDMTVLAVGIWKA, from the coding sequence ATGAACGACGGGCAGACATTGCATAATAGCCCCTATGTGGAACAGATCGAACGTTTTGCGGGTTCTGTAAAGCAGCTTTCACAGATATTTCTTGGGCTGGAAGAAAAAAAGCAAGCCTTTTCGGATGAGGAGATCGAGATGATGTTTCGTCGTCTGAAAGAAAAAGTCTGCTCAAAATGTGAGAAATGTGAATGGTGCTGGGGAGAAAATTTTATCCATACCTATCAGATGGGATATGAAGTCCTGTCTGCGGTGGATCATTACGGGAATGATCTGAATACAGAAACCAAGCGGAAACTGATGCAGCGTTGCATCATGGCACCGCGGTTTCTCAGGGAAATGCTGGAAGGATTTCATGATGCAAGACAGAACATGATCTGGATCAACCGGATCGCAAGAAGCAGAGAGGGATGTGCGATCCAACTGGATACTTTTGCGGATATGCTTCAGAGCAGTGCAAGGGAACTGGAGGAAAGTATTTTTACGGATGAACGGATGGAGCGGCGGATCTCCGGGCAGCTGAAAAAGCGTGGCGTCAAGGTTCTGTATACGCAGTTTTTCATGAACCGGGAAGGAAAATACGAAGTTCATGTGACTGCGAGAGCGATGCAGAAAAAGAGAATGACTGTCCGGGAACTGGTGCGGTGCGTATCAGCCGCAACAGGACGACGGTTTGTCGCAGAAAATGACAGTGCCCAGATGATCGGGCAGAATTATATGACGGTTATCTGCAGGGAAGGACCGGCATATTATACAATTCCGGGAGTTGCCCGGATCGGCAAGGGGTGCAACAGCATTTCAGGCGATAATTTTGCCATGATGGAGCTGCCGGGTGGAAAAAAGGGCGTGGTGCTTTCTGATGGGATGGGTTCAGGTGAAACCGCGTGCAGGGAGAGTACCCTGGTGGTGGAGCTTTTAGAAGAACTTCTGGAGGCGGGATTTCCGGAAAAGACTGCAATCCAGATGATTAATACAACTCTGGTGATGGGGCGTGAGGAAATCCATTACTCGACGGTAGACATGACGATCTTTGACCTGTACAACGGGGAATGTGAGATCATCAAAGCGGGAGCATCTTCAACATTTATCCGAAGCAAAGCCGGAGTGGAACATTTAAATTCCACCAGTCTTCCGATCGGAGTGATCAATTCTATAGAAATCGATTCGGTGCGTCGGCAACTGGAAGATGGAGATTTTATCATTATGGTAACGGATGGTGTGATGGATGCACTGCCGGTGGGAGAACAGGATCTGCTCCTGGAGACGATCATCAAAGGCACTGCCATCAGCAATCCGAAGGAGTTGGCACATCATATTCTTCAGCAGGTTCTGAGCTGGACGGGAAGAGAACCGGAGGATGATATGACAGTCCTTGCAGTCGGGATATGGAAAGCGTGA
- a CDS encoding FtsB family cell division protein produces MAKNKNVRNRRQKSRKNSGLRWHKRGIVLTTLVIVLLGGMVTAGSVSLWSRNNAYKAQEAELQAQIEAEETRSEEIKEYEAYVQTDEYIRETAEDKLHLADPNEIIFRPIK; encoded by the coding sequence ATGGCAAAGAATAAGAACGTAAGGAACAGACGGCAGAAAAGCCGTAAGAACAGCGGTCTTCGCTGGCATAAGAGGGGCATTGTCCTGACAACGCTGGTAATCGTACTTTTAGGCGGAATGGTTACAGCAGGTTCTGTCAGTCTCTGGAGCAGGAATAATGCCTATAAAGCACAGGAAGCAGAGCTTCAGGCACAGATTGAGGCTGAGGAGACCCGTTCAGAAGAGATTAAAGAATATGAGGCATATGTTCAGACAGATGAGTATATCAGGGAGACAGCAGAGGATAAGCTGCACCTGGCAGATCCGAATGAGATTATTTTCAGGCCGATCAAGTAG
- the yabQ gene encoding spore cortex biosynthesis protein YabQ yields the protein MPGLGAEAMIFLYAGLSGLTVLAGYDVLRWFRRIIRHHDFLVGVEDILYSVAVSIYLFRQLYVTTYGSIRWYFIAGILLGMLFWKSVKILLKKMLSNLRKSLEKFKKNR from the coding sequence ATGCCGGGACTTGGAGCAGAGGCAATGATCTTTCTATATGCAGGACTTTCCGGTCTGACCGTTCTGGCCGGTTATGATGTATTGCGGTGGTTCAGGCGGATCATCCGGCATCACGATTTCCTGGTCGGAGTGGAAGATATTCTTTATTCTGTCGCAGTCAGTATCTACCTTTTCCGTCAGCTTTATGTGACGACTTATGGCAGTATCCGATGGTATTTTATAGCCGGAATCCTGCTGGGAATGTTGTTTTGGAAAAGTGTGAAAATATTGTTGAAAAAAATGTTATCAAATCTGAGAAAAAGCCTTGAAAAGTTTAAAAAAAATAGATAA
- the yabP gene encoding sporulation protein YabP, which translates to MEEQRIAKAHKLVVNNRKTSMVTGVLDVLSFDLNEILLETEQGMLMVKGTDLHVNRLSVEKGEVDLSGNIDSIAYSSSTPAEKAGENFLSRLFR; encoded by the coding sequence ATGGAAGAGCAGAGGATCGCCAAAGCACATAAGCTTGTGGTGAATAATCGGAAGACGAGTATGGTGACCGGGGTTCTGGATGTTCTTTCCTTTGACCTCAATGAGATTCTTCTGGAAACAGAGCAGGGAATGTTGATGGTCAAGGGAACGGATCTGCATGTAAATCGGCTCAGTGTGGAAAAGGGAGAGGTTGATCTGTCGGGAAATATCGACAGCATTGCTTATTCCAGTTCCACTCCGGCAGAGAAAGCAGGAGAAAATTTCCTGTCCCGGCTGTTCCGGTAG
- a CDS encoding RNA-binding S4 domain-containing protein, with protein MRLDKFLKVSRLIKRRTVANEACDAGRVLVNGKTAKASVKVKPGDVIEIQFGTRTVKVEVLDLQETTKKEEAKELFRYI; from the coding sequence ATGAGATTAGACAAATTTTTAAAAGTATCCAGGCTGATTAAAAGAAGAACCGTGGCAAATGAAGCATGTGATGCAGGAAGAGTCCTTGTGAACGGAAAGACTGCAAAAGCATCTGTAAAGGTAAAGCCGGGGGATGTCATTGAGATCCAGTTTGGAACGAGAACGGTGAAAGTGGAAGTTCTTGATCTTCAGGAGACAACGAAGAAAGAAGAGGCAAAAGAGCTGTTCCGTTATATTTAA
- a CDS encoding HU family DNA-binding protein, with translation MNKTEFIAAVAEKAEISKKDSEKALKAFVDVVAEQLKAGDKVQLVGFGTFEVSERAAREGRNPQTGETMTIAACKAPKFKAGKALKDAIN, from the coding sequence ATGAACAAGACAGAATTTATTGCAGCAGTAGCAGAGAAAGCAGAGATTTCCAAGAAAGATTCAGAAAAAGCACTGAAGGCTTTTGTTGATGTAGTTGCTGAACAGCTTAAGGCAGGAGATAAAGTGCAGCTCGTTGGATTCGGAACATTTGAAGTAAGCGAGAGAGCAGCAAGAGAGGGAAGAAATCCTCAGACAGGTGAGACAATGACGATCGCAGCATGTAAAGCTCCGAAGTTCAAAGCCGGTAAAGCATTAAAGGATGCAATCAACTAA
- a CDS encoding CCA tRNA nucleotidyltransferase: MKIELPKKVLFIINNLQLHGYEAFAVGGCVRDSILARRPQDWDITTSAKPEEIKKLFRRTIDTGIEHGTVTVLFGKDSFEVTTYRIDGAYEDSRHPKEVQFTNRLEEDLRRRDFTINAMAYNDQVRLVDVFGGMQDLNHHLIRCVGDPEERFSEDALRILRAVRFSAQLNFPIESATADAIRKLAPNLQNISAERIQAELVKLLVSPHPERIRDAYELGLTKVILPEWDAMEGVAQNTPHHKYDVAEHTLRALKNVKRDKILRLTMLFHDMGKPMMKTTDENGRDHFRGHALVSEELARSIMHRLKFDNETIRTVTKLVCYHDYRVEATPKNVRRAMNRIGVELFPYYLAARLADVKAQSPYQKREKIENIVEMRRLYQEIIKKQECVTLRQLAVGGRELMDLGMKPGRELGSMLSELLEYVLDDPARNDKEILCAYVKNKLNL; the protein is encoded by the coding sequence ATGAAAATAGAACTGCCAAAAAAAGTTTTATTTATAATCAATAATCTGCAGCTTCATGGGTATGAGGCATTTGCGGTAGGGGGCTGCGTGAGAGATTCGATCCTTGCAAGACGGCCACAGGACTGGGATATTACGACTTCGGCAAAGCCGGAAGAGATAAAAAAGCTGTTCCGCAGGACGATTGATACAGGGATCGAGCATGGAACGGTTACGGTTCTTTTCGGTAAGGACAGCTTTGAGGTGACGACCTACAGGATCGATGGTGCATATGAGGACAGCAGACATCCAAAGGAGGTACAGTTTACCAACCGGCTGGAAGAGGATCTGAGGAGAAGAGATTTTACGATCAATGCCATGGCGTATAATGACCAGGTGCGTCTGGTGGATGTATTTGGCGGAATGCAGGATCTGAACCATCATCTGATCCGGTGTGTGGGAGATCCTGAGGAGCGTTTTTCGGAAGACGCACTGAGGATTCTTCGTGCGGTACGTTTTTCGGCACAGTTGAATTTCCCGATCGAGTCGGCTACAGCGGATGCCATCCGCAAACTTGCTCCGAATCTGCAGAATATCAGTGCGGAAAGGATTCAGGCGGAGCTGGTGAAACTTTTGGTATCACCTCACCCGGAGCGAATCCGTGATGCATACGAACTGGGACTGACGAAGGTGATTCTGCCGGAGTGGGATGCAATGGAAGGTGTGGCACAGAATACACCGCATCATAAATATGATGTGGCAGAGCATACACTGCGGGCATTGAAAAATGTGAAACGTGACAAGATTCTCCGGCTTACGATGCTGTTTCATGATATGGGAAAACCGATGATGAAGACCACCGATGAGAATGGTCGGGATCATTTCCGTGGACATGCACTGGTCAGTGAGGAACTGGCAAGAAGTATCATGCACAGATTGAAGTTTGACAATGAGACGATCCGAACGGTTACGAAGCTGGTCTGCTATCATGATTACCGGGTGGAGGCAACACCAAAGAATGTGCGGAGAGCCATGAACCGGATCGGTGTGGAGCTGTTCCCGTATTATCTGGCAGCGCGTCTTGCGGATGTAAAGGCACAGAGTCCGTATCAGAAAAGGGAAAAGATTGAAAATATCGTAGAAATGCGTCGGCTGTATCAGGAGATCATAAAGAAGCAGGAGTGTGTGACGCTCAGACAGCTTGCGGTCGGAGGTCGTGAACTGATGGATCTCGGAATGAAGCCGGGGCGTGAGCTGGGCAGTATGCTCAGTGAATTACTGGAATATGTACTGGATGATCCTGCAAGAAACGATAAGGAAATCCTTTGTGCATATGTAAAAAATAAATTGAACCTCTAA